DNA from Leishmania braziliensis MHOM/BR/75/M2904 complete genome, chromosome 21:
GCAGCAAGCCGAGGCCACCTCTAACGACTCGGTGCTTATTGTCGAGCTAAAATTGCTCGTGCAAAGCTTTTTCCAGTCCCCACAGTCGTTACAGTTCTTGCGTAAAGCGCGTGTTGCCTCTAAAGGTGGTGGAATAGGCGTGATAGCGGCTCAGAAAATACCTGCATTCTCCATTATCGGTGTTTACCCCGGATATTTGGATTTCATGAGTGGCGAGCAGGCCAAGTGCGGTCGCCCTATACCGAAATACGCTTTGATGGAGTACAACTGTGCCAACTACTTCAACGAAGTGTTTGTAGAGCTGCAAACTACTTTCACACCCTTCATCAATGAACCTAATGTCGACGAAAAAAGCAACTGCGCTTGGATCCAGGAGGCACACCGCAAAAACGGGCGGTTGAGTGTCATTTGCGTTCGGGATATTCAAGAGGGTGAGGAGCTCACAATTGGATACGGTCCCATTTATCCTCGCACGTACCCCTACTGCTATGATGCGTATGCTTGCCACCGGATCGAAGGCCATGCTACGCATCCGTGCTATTCATTGTGGCACTGGCCTACCTTGCAAGAAGCTGACGCGCAATTTATCTGCTACATTGGTTACATTGAGAGGGAGGATTGCTATGTTCTTTGGAAAAGCGAAACGTGATGATGGCACTGTATTTTCTAAAGTAACAAAGCCACGCCCCCtagcacacacgcgtgagGTGAGAAAAGTTCGTTAGGTGAATGAGAAAGCACATATCGCCCCGCTTTCTGCAGTTCTTTGGAAAAAGGAAGCCTTAGCCTTAATGGGTTCCATACCATGCTTGAGAGCTACACGTCATGCCACTACAGAGCGAAACTCTTGGTTATTGTCTGCATGATGATGAGGGAAACACATCTGTTGTACCTTTCAGCTTCTCTCCTGTCTTTTACCCTGAtgacgtggggaggggacaCCCCAGCGCGTGGCAATCCTGGGCTCCGTACCCCACTCTCtgcgtggggagcctgagccaGGCCGAGAGGTGCACcgggtggcgaccggcatgatgggggcggctgtggggcgacCTGTGGAGcgggcgtgtgggtgggcagcgctcgaggcaggggccgtACTCTGGCCACTGGGTCGGCattgctgtagcgcgtgtccaccgctgctgcgcgtcacGTGGTGGGGTTGTGACGGGCTGGGGCTAGGGTGGGACTGAACTCATGTTGTACGACATAGTGGGTATATTGAAGAAAGCAAGGACGTTAGTCCATGGACGTTGCGCTGCTTTTCTTCATTATTTTTCTAAACTCTGATCTTCTTGGTCTTCCCACTTTGCCTTTTCATTTGTGTTGTGTATTTCTCCATACAACTACCATACTTTCATTCTGTTTCCTTTGATTTACTTTCGGCTTGTGCTGCGTTTTTTGCGTGATAGTTGCGCCACTAGTCTTTCTGTGACTTAGCaatggggaagaagaaggtggGAGAGATTCAACGCGGCGAGGACTTCTGTATCCCCTCCGGGGATAAGGATGCCAACAGGACACTTCCTGCTGAGGAATGGCCCTTGCTGTTGAAGAACTATGACAAGATGAACATTCGCTCAACCCACTTCACGCTGCTGGAGTGTGGCTGGTCTCCACTCCGCCGTCCCTTATCGGAGTACATTAAGTACGGCATGATCAACATGGATAAGCCCTCCAACCCTAGCTCTCACGAAGTTGTTTCCTGGATCAAGCGCATTTTGAAGTGCGACAAAACGGGTCACGCTGGTACTCTCGATCCCAAGGTGACTGGCGCCTTAATTATTTGCACTGACCGCGCTACGCGCCTGGTGAAATCCCAGCAGAATGCCGGCAAAACATACATTGGTGTGCTACGCCTTCACGATACGGTGAGCCAGAAGCGGGTGGACGCTGCTCTCCAGCGGCTTACAGGCCCGTGCTTTCAGCGTCCTCCTCTGATTGCGGCAGTGAAGCGCCAGCTCCGCATTCGCAACATCTACTCTAACCAGCTGATTGAATATGACAAGCACCGGCACTTGGCCGTATTCGAGACGCACTGCGAGGCCGGCACGTACATTCGTACCCTTTGTGTGCATCTCGGGCTCATCCTTGGTGCTGGTGGACACATggaagagctgcgccgcatccgCACCGGCGTCATAACCGAGAACGATCACCTCTCCACTATGCACGATGTCATGGATGCTCAGTGGCTCTACGAGAACGAGAAGGACGACACGTATCTACGCCGCGTAATCCTGCCATGCGAGTACCTCCTGTCGAACCACAAGCGCATCGTTGTGAAGGACTCCGCTGTCAACGCTGTGTGCTATGGCGCAAAGCTGATGATTCCTGGACTCGCGCGCTTCGACAACGGCATTGAGCGCGACGACGTTGTGGTGCTGATGTCCACGAAGGGTGAGGCCATTGCTCTGGCGTATGCGGAGATGACCACGTCTCAGATGGCTTCCGTTGACCATGGCATCGTTGCGCGAAGCAAGCGTGTGATCATGGATCGTGACACGTACCCGCGTCGCTGGGGTCTTGGTCCAATCGCTGTGAAGAAGCGTTCGATGATGAAGGACGGCCTCTTGGACAAGTACGGTCGCCCCCAGTCGAACACCCCATCGGACTGGTTCTACGTCGACTACGGAGGTGTGAAAACAAACGCGGAAGGTGTCCAATACGGTCAGGCTCCCTCGAAGGTGAGCGGCGTAAAGCGCCAGCGTGTGCCAGACTCGGATGACGattagtgtgtgtgtgttcttgTCCCCCCTCATTCCCCATCCTCCGCATTTTTATACCCTGCGACGATGCGTGACCATGGATGGATGTGCGTGaaggcaggagagagggaagggggaaggtgTTTGTGGTGGGTACACTTCGCATGCACTCGAAGAAAAACGGTGAGTGAAAGGAGTGATTTGTTTACCCAACACTgatgtgtacgtgtgtgtttgtgtgtacTACGGCGCAtgtttgttttgttttgtctGCGGTTTTTGTTCTTCGTGACGCTCAGGT
Protein-coding regions in this window:
- a CDS encoding putative centromere/microtubule binding protein cbf5, with product MGKKKVGEIQRGEDFCIPSGDKDANRTLPAEEWPLLLKNYDKMNIRSTHFTLLECGWSPLRRPLSEYIKYGMINMDKPSNPSSHEVVSWIKRILKCDKTGHAGTLDPKVTGALIICTDRATRLVKSQQNAGKTYIGVLRLHDTVSQKRVDAALQRLTGPCFQRPPLIAAVKRQLRIRNIYSNQLIEYDKHRHLAVFETHCEAGTYIRTLCVHLGLILGAGGHMEELRRIRTGVITENDHLSTMHDVMDAQWLYENEKDDTYLRRVILPCEYLLSNHKRIVVKDSAVNAVCYGAKLMIPGLARFDNGIERDDVVVLMSTKGEAIALAYAEMTTSQMASVDHGIVARSKRVIMDRDTYPRRWGLGPIAVKKRSMMKDGLLDKYGRPQSNTPSDWFYVDYGGVKTNAEGVQYGQAPSKVSGVKRQRVPDSDDD